The following proteins are co-located in the Pedobacter frigiditerrae genome:
- a CDS encoding sialidase family protein yields the protein MKSFTPVVQVEVSQYQLPVLKGKSNNPIIKIKLSNVEEGEKINHIVLSTNGTTELKEIKTIRLFYYGKDSVPGNPMSGKGKLISSTSTIKNEITLKSDQLLVKGDNYFWVSYELNETAGLNNLVDAQVVEVDVNGSVIKPSASQDKLRQRLGVAVRTYLQDGIHTSRIPGLVTTNKGTLIATFDARRDSGRDLQGNIDIGIHRSEDGGNTWKPLQIAMDMGEWGGLPEKFNGVSDACILVDKNSNAIYIAGLWMHGVINEEGKWLENLTNESTDWNHQWKTKGSQPGFGVKETSQFMIVKSTDDGKTWSKPVNLTKMIKREEWWLLAPAPGHGITLKDGTLVFPTQGRDKKGKGFSNITYSKDQGKTWKTSNPASVESTTENMAAELEDGSILLTMRSGANKGRMVGNGRIMSITKDLGETWSVHPTSRNALIEPGCMASLIRHDYLQDGHQKSLLLFSNPDSKTTRNRISIKQSLDNGMTWPSNKVIRLDDFSGRGYSCLTSIDKETIGIFYESSQADIIFQAIKLKDLLSN from the coding sequence TTGAAGTCATTTACACCAGTAGTTCAAGTTGAGGTATCACAATATCAACTCCCTGTATTAAAAGGGAAAAGTAACAATCCAATAATTAAGATAAAGTTATCGAATGTAGAAGAGGGAGAAAAGATAAACCACATTGTGCTAAGCACTAATGGAACTACCGAGCTTAAAGAAATTAAAACGATACGTTTATTTTACTACGGAAAAGATTCTGTACCAGGTAATCCAATGTCTGGCAAAGGCAAACTCATATCGTCCACATCTACAATAAAAAATGAAATTACCTTAAAGAGCGATCAGCTTTTAGTAAAGGGCGACAACTATTTTTGGGTTTCTTATGAACTAAACGAAACCGCAGGTTTAAATAACCTTGTAGATGCACAAGTTGTTGAAGTTGATGTTAATGGCTCAGTAATAAAGCCATCGGCGAGTCAAGATAAGCTTCGCCAACGTTTAGGCGTTGCTGTTAGAACTTATCTGCAAGATGGCATTCATACCTCTCGCATTCCTGGTCTAGTTACCACAAACAAAGGAACGTTAATTGCCACTTTTGATGCTCGCCGTGATAGTGGTAGAGACTTGCAAGGAAATATAGATATAGGTATCCACAGAAGTGAGGATGGAGGAAATACCTGGAAGCCATTACAAATTGCCATGGATATGGGAGAGTGGGGCGGATTACCTGAAAAATTTAATGGAGTGTCTGACGCTTGCATTTTGGTAGATAAAAACAGCAATGCCATATATATAGCTGGTTTGTGGATGCATGGTGTAATAAATGAAGAAGGTAAATGGTTGGAAAACCTTACCAATGAGAGCACCGACTGGAATCATCAGTGGAAGACCAAAGGCTCACAGCCAGGTTTTGGGGTAAAAGAAACTTCTCAATTCATGATTGTAAAAAGTACCGATGATGGGAAAACTTGGTCTAAGCCAGTTAACCTAACAAAAATGATTAAAAGAGAAGAATGGTGGTTGTTAGCTCCTGCACCAGGTCATGGTATTACATTAAAAGATGGAACACTTGTTTTTCCAACACAGGGAAGGGATAAAAAAGGCAAAGGTTTTTCAAATATAACCTATAGTAAAGATCAAGGAAAAACATGGAAGACTAGTAATCCAGCTTCTGTCGAATCAACAACAGAAAATATGGCTGCAGAATTAGAAGATGGCTCAATTTTACTAACCATGCGGTCGGGGGCTAATAAGGGCAGAATGGTTGGCAACGGAAGAATAATGTCTATCACAAAAGATTTAGGTGAAACATGGTCGGTTCATCCAACTTCGAGGAATGCGCTAATTGAACCAGGGTGTATGGCCAGTTTAATTCGTCACGATTATCTACAAGATGGACACCAAAAGTCTTTACTCTTGTTTTCAAATCCAGATTCAAAAACAACCAGAAATAGGATTAGTATTAAACAGAGCTTAGACAATGGAATGACTTGGCCATCAAATAAAGTAATTCGCCTTGATGATTTCAGTGGACGGGGCTATTCTTGTTTAACAAGTATTGATAAAGAAACCATAGGAATTTTTTATGAAAGTAGCCAGGCAGACATTATATTTCAAGCAATTAAATTGAAAGATCTTCTTTCCAATTAA
- a CDS encoding 6-bladed beta-propeller translates to MPSVDEIVGHNGYQYRVKKDWVAGKDQKLPLKDCHEMVMAANGLLYMLGNETTNNVIIFNKDGKVMGSWGHDYPGGHGLTLHNENGEEFLYITDTARSIVAKTTLAGKVVMEIPYPKEITDYENAATYKPTETLIMPNGDIYVTDGYGLQFVIQYNAKGEYIRHFGGRGDGPSNLDCAHGIALDNRNADKNILLVTSRNQNAFKQFSLTGEYLGTIDMPGSFVCRPVVKGNNIYAAVFRSGDNQNFGSGYLTILDEHNQVISSPGATEPIYENGVLLPQQKLAGHFIHPHDVCVDDDENLYVPQWNSNQVYPVKLIRV, encoded by the coding sequence ATGCCTAGTGTTGATGAGATTGTAGGTCATAATGGCTACCAATATCGTGTAAAAAAAGATTGGGTAGCTGGCAAAGACCAAAAATTGCCTTTAAAAGATTGCCATGAGATGGTGATGGCTGCTAACGGCTTGTTGTACATGCTGGGCAATGAAACCACAAATAATGTAATCATCTTTAACAAGGATGGTAAAGTGATGGGTTCTTGGGGACACGATTATCCGGGTGGTCACGGTTTAACCTTACACAATGAAAACGGAGAAGAATTTCTTTATATCACTGATACGGCCAGAAGTATTGTCGCAAAGACAACTTTAGCTGGAAAGGTAGTAATGGAAATTCCTTATCCGAAGGAGATAACTGATTACGAAAATGCAGCTACGTATAAACCAACTGAAACCTTAATTATGCCCAATGGCGATATTTATGTAACAGATGGTTACGGATTGCAATTTGTAATTCAGTACAATGCAAAAGGTGAATATATCAGGCATTTTGGTGGTAGGGGTGATGGGCCTTCCAATTTAGATTGTGCTCACGGAATTGCTTTGGATAATCGCAATGCGGATAAAAATATCCTGTTAGTAACCTCAAGAAATCAAAATGCCTTCAAACAGTTTTCTCTTACTGGAGAATATTTAGGAACAATTGATATGCCTGGTTCATTTGTATGCAGACCAGTTGTAAAGGGTAACAACATTTATGCAGCAGTTTTTCGCTCAGGTGATAATCAGAATTTTGGTTCAGGGTATTTAACTATACTAGATGAACATAATCAAGTAATTTCTTCGCCTGGAGCTACTGAACCGATTTATGAAAATGGAGTACTGTTGCCACAACAAAAACTAGCTGGACATTTTATACATCCACATGATGTTTGTGTAGATGATGATGAGAATTTGTATGTGCCTCAGTGGAATTCAAATCAGGTTTATCCTGTTAAGCTAATAAGAGTTTAA
- a CDS encoding MFS transporter, translated as MTNTTPSKYYAWGLVALLWVVAFLNYFDRIMITSMRDPIVSEFGLTDAQFGLLTSVFLWSYGLLSPFGGFLADKYSRKKVIIFSVSIWSAVTLWTGFTSSFEEMLASRFFMGLSEACYIPAALALITDYHRGKTRSLATGLHMSGLYAGLAFGGLGGYIAEFYGWRSGFQVFGVFGILYSIFLLYYLKDVEKTVDGEAEDGEADLSPRLSLWGSMKNLFKAKSFLVLLFYFSVLGMANWLVYGWLPTFLKEHFHLDPGKAGFSATGYIQIGSFVGVILGGILADRWFAKNKKSRIYMIVIGFSVGAPFLFLMSSTTVFAVAILAMFVFGIARGINDANLMPVLRQIADNRYIATGYGFLNFISTIVGGIMVYVGGALKDAKVDLAVVYQVSALLMLIATLSLLAIKIKKNA; from the coding sequence ATGACTAATACAACACCTTCTAAATATTACGCTTGGGGTCTTGTGGCACTACTTTGGGTAGTTGCCTTCCTTAACTATTTTGATAGGATCATGATCACTTCGATGAGAGATCCTATAGTAAGTGAATTCGGACTTACCGATGCTCAATTTGGCTTACTTACCTCAGTTTTTTTATGGTCGTATGGTTTATTGAGCCCTTTTGGTGGCTTTTTGGCCGATAAATACAGTCGCAAGAAAGTAATCATATTCAGTGTTTCCATTTGGTCGGCTGTTACGTTGTGGACAGGTTTTACCTCTTCTTTTGAGGAAATGTTGGCCTCTAGGTTTTTTATGGGGCTAAGTGAAGCTTGTTATATTCCCGCTGCTTTGGCATTGATTACAGATTACCACAGAGGAAAAACACGTTCTTTAGCTACTGGTCTGCACATGAGTGGATTATACGCTGGTCTGGCATTTGGTGGACTTGGAGGTTACATTGCAGAGTTTTATGGATGGAGATCAGGTTTTCAAGTGTTTGGCGTATTTGGGATCCTTTATTCAATTTTCCTTCTTTATTACCTTAAAGATGTAGAGAAAACAGTAGATGGCGAAGCTGAAGATGGTGAAGCTGATCTTTCACCTCGACTTTCCTTATGGGGTTCGATGAAAAATCTTTTTAAGGCTAAATCTTTTTTAGTGTTACTATTTTATTTTAGTGTACTTGGTATGGCAAACTGGTTGGTTTATGGATGGTTGCCTACTTTTTTAAAAGAACATTTTCACCTTGACCCAGGAAAAGCAGGTTTCTCTGCAACAGGTTATATACAAATCGGCTCTTTCGTAGGGGTGATTTTAGGAGGGATATTGGCAGATCGTTGGTTTGCAAAGAACAAAAAAAGCAGGATATATATGATTGTTATTGGCTTTAGTGTGGGCGCTCCATTTTTATTCTTAATGTCATCTACAACAGTATTTGCCGTTGCCATTTTAGCGATGTTCGTATTTGGAATAGCAAGAGGAATAAATGATGCCAACTTAATGCCTGTTCTCCGTCAGATCGCTGATAACAGGTACATCGCTACTGGATATGGTTTCCTAAATTTTATCAGCACAATTGTTGGTGGTATCATGGTTTATGTTGGTGGCGCTCTTAAAGATGCAAAAGTTGATCTTGCCGTTGTATATCAGGTATCGGCTCTGCTGATGCTGATTGCTACACTATCACTTTTGGCTATTAAAATAAAGAAAAATGCCTAG
- a CDS encoding galactose oxidase — MQYLKILLLIMLTSTITFSDAQTLNKNQSFTWGELPAIPDKFGFAGSFSGVTGGALIVAGGANFPDGGAPWTGSKKVWTDKVFALDKTDGEWKLVGKLPEPMGYGVAVSIDGKMICVGGSNELGHSAKVYAISYHKGELHIEKLRDLPQPLANMSGALVKGKLYIAGGLAKPDAQEAASVFYNIDLAKGNKATWNVLETWPGEPRMLAVAGSCSGKFYLFSGTNLFKNAAGELERKYLTDAFSYEPGKGWKKLTSLPKAVVAAPGPAYANGNSLLVFGGDDGSLAKQAAGLKEKHPGFSDQILAFNVKTKQWSVAGKIHKEIKADASSNPNGSIWPAVTSSLVMWNNLLVFPSGEVRPAIRTPRVITVTIHQ; from the coding sequence ATGCAATATTTAAAAATTTTACTATTGATCATGCTCACTTCCACAATTACATTTTCAGATGCACAAACATTAAATAAAAATCAATCTTTTACTTGGGGAGAACTTCCTGCTATTCCAGATAAATTTGGCTTCGCCGGTTCTTTTAGCGGAGTTACTGGTGGTGCACTAATTGTCGCGGGTGGTGCGAATTTTCCAGACGGGGGAGCTCCCTGGACAGGTTCAAAAAAGGTGTGGACAGATAAAGTTTTTGCCTTAGATAAAACAGATGGCGAGTGGAAATTGGTGGGTAAACTACCAGAGCCGATGGGTTATGGTGTTGCAGTTAGCATAGATGGAAAAATGATTTGTGTGGGTGGTAGCAATGAATTGGGGCATTCGGCAAAAGTATATGCCATTTCCTACCATAAAGGCGAGCTTCACATCGAAAAATTGAGAGATTTGCCTCAGCCATTGGCGAACATGTCTGGTGCTTTGGTAAAAGGTAAACTTTATATTGCTGGAGGTTTGGCAAAGCCTGATGCTCAAGAGGCAGCTAGTGTTTTTTATAACATTGACTTAGCCAAAGGTAATAAAGCGACTTGGAATGTGTTAGAAACTTGGCCGGGAGAACCTAGAATGTTAGCCGTGGCTGGAAGTTGTTCAGGTAAATTTTACCTGTTTAGTGGAACTAATTTGTTTAAAAACGCAGCTGGCGAATTAGAGCGGAAATACTTGACTGATGCTTTTTCTTATGAGCCAGGAAAGGGATGGAAAAAACTAACCAGTCTGCCAAAGGCAGTAGTGGCAGCTCCTGGCCCTGCTTATGCAAACGGAAATTCATTGTTAGTTTTTGGTGGCGATGATGGTTCACTGGCAAAACAAGCAGCAGGGCTCAAGGAAAAACATCCTGGGTTTTCAGATCAAATACTAGCCTTTAATGTAAAAACCAAACAATGGTCTGTTGCAGGTAAAATCCATAAAGAAATTAAGGCAGATGCAAGCTCTAATCCCAATGGAAGCATTTGGCCAGCTGTTACCTCATCGCTTGTTATGTGGAATAACCTTTTAGTATTCCCATCTGGTGAAGTGAGGCCAGCTATAAGAACGCCAAGAGTAATCACCGTTACTATCCATCAATAA
- a CDS encoding dihydrodipicolinate synthase family protein encodes MEKLTATNLRGNWATLLLPIAADDSIDFGLLGQEIDKLISFGVDGIYSNGTAGEFHNQTEAEFDQISELLAAKCRLAGMRFQIGCSHPSPIISLERIKRAVHLKPDAFQVILPDWVTAKEEEQLSFLNRIEANAKGIPLVLYNPPHAKLELQPKDFHVFKENVPTLIGIKVLSKDETWVKEMKEFASHLSVFVPGHFLAKGVKSGIADGAYSNVACINPVAAQKMWHLMQTDLEEALKIENTILEFFAECISPYQKMGYSNPALDKFLAAVGGWCELPTRLRWPYKWIPEADVLAARKKAEQLMPRFLLNEI; translated from the coding sequence ATGGAGAAGCTTACCGCAACTAACTTAAGAGGTAATTGGGCTACCTTGCTACTTCCCATAGCTGCCGATGATTCCATAGATTTTGGTTTATTGGGACAAGAAATAGACAAATTAATCTCATTTGGGGTTGATGGAATTTATTCAAATGGAACAGCAGGAGAATTTCATAATCAAACAGAGGCAGAATTTGATCAAATCAGCGAGTTATTGGCTGCAAAATGTAGGCTAGCAGGTATGCGTTTTCAAATTGGTTGCAGCCATCCCTCGCCAATTATTTCATTAGAAAGAATAAAAAGAGCTGTTCATTTAAAGCCAGATGCTTTTCAGGTTATTCTACCAGATTGGGTAACCGCCAAAGAAGAAGAACAACTCTCCTTTTTAAATAGAATTGAAGCAAATGCAAAAGGAATCCCCTTGGTGCTTTATAATCCGCCTCATGCGAAATTAGAATTACAGCCAAAAGATTTCCACGTATTCAAGGAAAACGTACCTACGCTTATTGGAATAAAAGTATTAAGCAAAGACGAAACTTGGGTTAAGGAAATGAAAGAATTTGCATCACATTTATCAGTATTTGTTCCAGGACATTTTTTAGCCAAAGGAGTTAAATCTGGCATAGCCGATGGTGCCTATTCTAATGTAGCTTGCATTAACCCTGTAGCTGCTCAAAAAATGTGGCATCTGATGCAAACTGATTTAGAAGAAGCATTAAAAATCGAAAATACTATACTTGAATTCTTCGCAGAATGTATATCGCCTTATCAAAAAATGGGCTATTCAAATCCTGCATTAGATAAATTTCTTGCTGCAGTTGGCGGTTGGTGCGAATTGCCTACACGATTAAGATGGCCATACAAATGGATACCAGAAGCTGATGTTTTAGCTGCTAGAAAAAAAGCTGAACAATTAATGCCACGTTTCTTGCTCAATGAAATATGA
- a CDS encoding phytanoyl-CoA dioxygenase family protein, with translation MNLETLFNYKRLTDSELDFFKENGYLVIRAILSPNGLAQMQSEAMEAWAKEKESFDPNKSWLQNSLLVNIHHKSPTVKAYYFNGPLVDIASQLIGPNIKGATSQLTFKMSGNTKPFGWHQDNGYGELEPYNALTTLTALDDTDKGNGCLWLIPGSHKDGQIRVEQNEEQKKSGSEIIVEADESLAIPMEMKAGDVLIFNCWMLHKSDGNYSADRDRRILFLRYADADAIEVYNNSKPRLGKLVKGKTKFPEVEAFESDL, from the coding sequence ATGAACTTGGAAACCCTTTTTAACTATAAGAGGCTAACCGATAGCGAGCTCGATTTTTTTAAGGAGAATGGCTATCTGGTAATCAGAGCTATTTTAAGCCCAAACGGATTGGCACAAATGCAGTCTGAAGCAATGGAAGCTTGGGCCAAAGAGAAAGAATCTTTCGATCCAAACAAGAGTTGGCTTCAAAACTCATTGTTGGTTAATATTCATCATAAATCTCCAACAGTAAAAGCCTATTATTTCAATGGACCGCTAGTTGATATTGCTTCGCAATTAATTGGTCCAAATATTAAGGGTGCAACTTCTCAACTTACCTTTAAAATGAGTGGCAATACAAAACCATTTGGTTGGCACCAAGACAATGGTTATGGCGAACTTGAACCTTATAATGCATTAACTACCTTAACCGCTTTAGATGATACAGATAAGGGTAATGGCTGTTTATGGCTAATTCCAGGCAGTCATAAAGATGGCCAAATTAGGGTAGAACAAAATGAAGAACAGAAAAAAAGTGGTTCTGAAATTATAGTAGAAGCTGATGAAAGTTTAGCCATCCCAATGGAAATGAAAGCGGGAGATGTGTTAATCTTCAACTGTTGGATGTTGCATAAATCTGATGGAAACTATTCTGCCGATCGAGACCGTAGAATTCTTTTTCTAAGGTACGCAGATGCGGATGCTATTGAAGTATACAATAATAGCAAACCCCGACTAGGTAAACTAGTAAAAGGTAAAACCAAATTCCCTGAAGTTGAGGCTTTTGAATCAGATTTATAA